AACTTGAAAACTTCGGTACCAAGACCATTTCGTTGGCCGGCGTTGCCTTGGTCGACGCAGTCGATTTCCAATTCGACACCGGAAAAATTGATCGGCTCGAACCGGGCGAATTTGCTTTGGTCGTTCGAGACCTAAGCGAAATGGCGTCGACCGATGGGCATGACCTGCCAATTGCTGGACAATTCGAAGCGTCGAAAACAAACAACGATCACGCCACCATCACGGTGCTTGCCGCCGACGGTTCGATCATCCAGTCCTACGTTCGCAATCCGGACAATGGAACTTGGCAATTGCCCCATGCGGTGAACGAAACGTCGATCTCGTTGCACCGAATCTCGAACATGGCCGCCACGCGGCCCGCGGCCGAATCGCCAAACGTTACTGCGACGACGAAGAAGTCTGATCCAACGAACGAGAACCCACATACGGCGCCTCGCGGCGTTGCCCAAGTCGTCCGCCGCGGAGTCGCCTACGCGAACGCACCATCGGCACTTGGCCCAATCGCCATCGCCGCGAACGTGACCGGACTGCTGCCAGGCCAAAAAGCGACCTCGGCGAACTACACGAATTACTTGCGAGGCTTGACCCAAGTCTTTATCGACGTCGATGGGCTGCCGTCGACGCACCTGAGCGAAGAAGATTTTGGATTCAAGGTCGGCAACTGCGAAGACCTGTCGGCGTGGCAAGGCGCACCCTCGACATCAGCAATCGATGTAGCGTCCGGCGCTGGCGAAAAAGGAGCGTCGCGAGTCGCCATCACTTGGGCGGACCACGCCATCCAGAACCAGTGGCTGCAAGTCACCATGCTGGCGTCCGATGCAACCGGACTGGCAATGGACGACGTTTTCTACGTTGGCCACCAATCGGTGCGTCCTACGGAAACACATACCACCGAAACGAGTCCCACCAACCGGTTGCTAACCCCGCCCCCGGCTGCTGCCGAGCCTTTTGACGCTCACGGCGAGGCCCTGCGAATGATCTTGGCTCCGGCGGTAAATGCGACGACGCCAACCCCATCGAATAGCCAGAAAATCCTGACTTTCAGCCGTCGTGGCCCGCTACAAAACCCGGCCGTAGTCGATTCGATTTTCTCCGATAAACCGGTTAAAACGCGACTCTCTCGAGCCGAATAATGATTCGGTCTTGATCCCAACACTTTTTCCGTTTTCGTGACGTCACAACCACGCGAGCGGCGCTATTCATCGGCATTTTCTCTGCCACTGCAAACGCGCCCCACGGCCTCTAGCCGAGGCAGTTAGGATGGAGTCTTCTTCGAAAAGATTGATTCCGCGTTTCGTAAAGGATTCCGGGATCAATCGACGCCTAGCTTGCGTCTAAAGAGACCGGCTGTTGCGCGCAGAGTTCTGTTGGACTTGGCGACAACAAACCGGCCCATCATTCCAGATGATTCCCTCAATATCGCAGCACCATGAAGCTCCGTCGGCACCACTCAAACTGTTCGCGTAATCATCACCCCCGCCGTTTGCGACTCGAATCGCTCGAGCGACGACGAGTGCTGGCGTCGTTTGCAGTCACGACACCGTTCGATGTTGTCGACACTGACGACTCGCTGGTCAGCCTGCGCGAAGCGATCACGCTTGCCAATGACACCGTCGGAGTCGACCAGATCACTTTCGACGCGGCGGTATTTGCCGCCCCAACCACGATCGAACTTTCACTTGGCCAGCTAACGATCACTGACGGCGTCGACATCCAAGGCCCCGGCCAAGACTCTCTGACCATCAATGGCATGTCGGCGACTCGGATTTTCGAGATCGCCACGGCACCCTCTGACGATCGGGCGGTCACGATTTCTGATCTGACCATGACGGCCGGACGCACGATCGGCTTCAACGAAGGCGGTGGTGCAATCCGGCAATTTTCGGCATCCACACTGACGCTGGATTCCGTCGCAATCACGAACAACCGCACGTTTGGAGGAAACTCGGGCGGTGGTGCGATCGAATCGGCGGGCACCTTGGTGATCCAAAACAGCCTGATTGCTGGCAACGGGACCGCCAGCGACAACTCGCCCGGCGGCGCGATCACGGGGACGAGTGTCGTAACGATCCAAAACAGTCA
The DNA window shown above is from Rubripirellula reticaptiva and carries:
- a CDS encoding lamin tail domain-containing protein, giving the protein MKFPFARQTRAAEPRLRSSKHRSELKSLIIEQLEAPLPTKKSPVRTRPPMPRVDAATPFPPRISRSPVSPTSSVTQTPALRPEISPLPVRRIDRATLAITDVTVLDSPKVTAKIVATAIEKSTIPDHQAPVFPFVAFAVTSEISSTASESATEFALNHFALNHASKHESLTLHHWSAVADINCPQSIKIDLTSSRLVSGFRLTANGSATWSAVTCSTVTQNDHDRIASDAAFMTDFIDASSRSANPSPATQSQERLHTLVPVHSRFAALGRRYLILPNRFSSRLLRNYFGRITATSSRVSMDQIDKVYTARASAKQIPAPKSELRIFNGEAAETVGRRTSQPSCHASVTNLRISEIDEYRNDEGGSVEYVELENFGTKTISLAGVALVDAVDFQFDTGKIDRLEPGEFALVVRDLSEMASTDGHDLPIAGQFEASKTNNDHATITVLAADGSIIQSYVRNPDNGTWQLPHAVNETSISLHRISNMAATRPAAESPNVTATTKKSDPTNENPHTAPRGVAQVVRRGVAYANAPSALGPIAIAANVTGLLPGQKATSANYTNYLRGLTQVFIDVDGLPSTHLSEEDFGFKVGNCEDLSAWQGAPSTSAIDVASGAGEKGASRVAITWADHAIQNQWLQVTMLASDATGLAMDDVFYVGHQSVRPTETHTTETSPTNRLLTPPPAAAEPFDAHGEALRMILAPAVNATTPTPSNSQKILTFSRRGPLQNPAVVDSIFSDKPVKTRLSRAE